A stretch of Puniceicoccaceae bacterium DNA encodes these proteins:
- a CDS encoding class I adenylate-forming enzyme family protein yields the protein MTSLLTRWERIVSRKGDCIALLGFPENQQLSFRELDALSREQAALLCQNLKDPASSIVAIQMESRIDWMISFLAVLRAGAMVLPIDATSTASECERILSHMRCNAWFSRSGLQHLRDDTHPQLKRQGVHLFKVTSGSTSTPKVIPFMQEQMMADASNILETMDIRASDIQFATIPLGHSYGLGSLVFPFVMQGIALVFNSIPLPGIIARELDLSRATVMPTIPGILQALARSDSCQLPSTLRLVVSAASPLSVEVALAFESRFGLRIHNFYGSSETGGIAYDSTGNMLVCSGAVGAPLRNVTVEISKRGRIRVRSDAVFTIGNRNREKGQGVQLLPDYGSLESGMLRLLGRSNRTVKHHGKRLDLAQIERILLEHDAVNEAFVAYDEKRHRVVAAVVGTVSWESLCQFVETQLAIWKRPKVIWITTNLPLTARGKPDRSAILQGIASEGKKLQY from the coding sequence GATGGGAGCGCATCGTCTCCCGCAAAGGGGATTGCATCGCACTTCTTGGATTCCCCGAAAACCAGCAACTGAGTTTTCGTGAGCTGGATGCATTGTCACGGGAACAGGCAGCTTTGCTTTGCCAGAACTTGAAGGATCCGGCCTCCAGCATCGTCGCCATTCAGATGGAATCCCGGATCGACTGGATGATCTCCTTCCTTGCGGTTCTACGAGCTGGAGCGATGGTGTTGCCGATCGATGCGACCAGCACTGCATCGGAATGTGAGCGCATTCTCTCACACATGCGCTGCAATGCCTGGTTCTCCCGCAGCGGACTGCAGCACTTGCGAGATGATACCCACCCACAGCTCAAGCGACAGGGGGTCCATCTGTTCAAGGTCACCTCTGGCAGCACTTCGACACCGAAGGTCATTCCCTTCATGCAAGAGCAGATGATGGCCGATGCGAGCAACATTCTCGAAACCATGGATATTCGTGCATCCGACATCCAGTTCGCCACGATTCCGCTCGGCCACTCCTACGGACTCGGCAGTCTGGTTTTCCCTTTTGTGATGCAGGGCATTGCACTGGTCTTCAATTCCATCCCGCTGCCCGGCATCATCGCCCGGGAACTCGATCTCTCCAGAGCGACGGTGATGCCGACGATTCCCGGTATTCTACAGGCTCTCGCCCGTTCTGACAGTTGCCAGCTTCCTTCCACCCTGCGACTCGTGGTTTCGGCAGCCAGTCCCCTCTCAGTTGAAGTGGCACTTGCCTTTGAATCGCGCTTTGGGTTGCGCATCCACAATTTCTACGGTTCGAGTGAAACAGGAGGCATCGCCTATGACTCCACGGGGAACATGCTGGTGTGCTCCGGTGCGGTTGGAGCACCGTTGCGCAATGTGACAGTCGAGATCAGCAAGCGCGGGAGGATTCGAGTGCGAAGTGATGCCGTTTTCACAATCGGAAACCGAAACAGGGAGAAGGGGCAGGGTGTGCAACTTCTGCCTGACTACGGGTCGCTCGAGTCCGGCATGCTCCGCCTGCTGGGGCGCAGCAATCGCACCGTGAAGCACCACGGCAAGCGTCTGGATCTCGCCCAGATCGAACGCATTTTACTCGAACACGATGCCGTGAATGAAGCTTTTGTTGCTTATGATGAGAAACGTCACCGCGTGGTGGCTGCCGTGGTGGGAACGGTTTCATGGGAGTCCTTGTGCCAGTTTGTCGAAACACAGCTTGCCATCTGGAAGCGCCCCAAAGTCATTTGGATCACCACCAACCTGCCACTGACAGCCCGCGGCAAACCGGATCGTAGCGCAATTCTGCAGGGGATTGCATCCGAGGGAAAAAAACTGCAATACTGA